Proteins encoded within one genomic window of Brienomyrus brachyistius isolate T26 chromosome 22, BBRACH_0.4, whole genome shotgun sequence:
- the elfn1a gene encoding protein ELFN1 — protein MASRETPMANCGGIAVSAFFWSVAIISMLLTTGVRGDCWLIEGEKGFVWLAICSQNQPPYEAIPQHINSTIVDLRLNENKIKSIHYSSLSRFGNLTYLNLTKNEISYIEDGAFSAQFNLQVLQLGFNRLRNLTEGILRGLGKLQYLYLQANLIETVTPNAFWECPNIENIDLSMNRIQQLDGSTFSSLTKLTTCELYTNPFNCSCELLGFVKWLSVFPNRTNERMVCDSPPGFSGYSLLSQNPNMPTFRNALHMLSTVCTDDYVTPYIVLPSETTTVPPAFTPCGLEDCPSGTDPEDQNINVSPTYIDLDVKPIMKLKHVTHTSATILVQIPHPFKKMYILVLYNNSFFTDIQNLKNQKEEIELKNLKAHTEYTFCVASIRNSLRFNHTCLTISTGLKNERDKVDKNSTATHYIMTILGCLFSMIIVLGVVYYCLRKKRQQDENHKKGGSLKKNIIELKYGAELEGGTISRMSQKQMMAGETMSRMPYLPPSGDIEQYKLQDISDTPKMAKGSYIEVRTGEPPDRRECDPSMSGNNQGSVAEISTIAKEVDKVNQIINNCIDALKSESTSFQGIKSGAVSTAEPQLVLISEQPQSASAFLSPVYKGSYHHSLQRRQSPEASPKRPGTSVGMRSPRSFRSEGAYKSEAKYIEKTSPTGDTILTITPAAAILRAEAEKIRQYSEHRHSYPDQSDQPEGLGNRKPSILEPLTRPRPRDLTYSQLSPQYHNLSYSSSPEYYCKPAHTIWERFKLHRKRHKEEEYMAAGHALRKKVQFAKDEDLHDILDYWKGVSAQQKS, from the coding sequence AACCACCGTACGAGGCTATCCCTCAGCATATCAACAGCACCATTGTGGACCTGCGTCTCAATGAGAATAAGATCAAAAGCATTCACTACTCCTCCCTCAGCCGCTTTGGCAATCTAACATATCTGAATTTGACAAAGAATGAGATCAGTTACATAGAAGATGGAGCATTTTCGGCTCAGTTCAACCTGCAGGTTCTTCAGCTTGGTTTCAACCGATTGAGGAATCTAACCGAGGGGATTCTCAGAGGCTTGGGCAAGCTACAGTACCTCTACCTCCAGGCAAACCTGATTGAAACAGTGACACCCAATGCCTTCTGGGAATGCCCCAACATCGAAAACATAGACCTCTCCATGAACCGCATTCAGCAGCTGGATGGTTCGACGTTCTCCAGCTTGACAAAACTCACCACCTGCGAGCTCTACACCAACCCTTTCAATTGCTCCTGTGAACTTCTGGGATTCGTCAAGTGGCTCTCCGTCTTTCCCAACAGGACGAATGAGCGCATGGTATGCGACTCTCCGCCAGGTTTCTCTGGCTACAGCCTTCTCAGCCAGAATCCCAACATGCCGACGTTCCGCAACGCCCTGCACATGCTCTCTACTGTGTGCACCGATGACTATGTGACACCGTAcattgttctgccctcagaaacaACGACGGTTCCGCCAGCCTTCACCCCCTGTGGCCTGGAGGACTGCCCTTCCGGAACCGACCCTGAGGATCAGAACATCAACGTGAGCCCGACATACATTGACCTTGACGTGAAGCCCATCATGAAGCTTAAACACGTCACTCATACCAGTGCCACCATACTGGTTCAGATCCCACATCCGTTCAAAAAGATGTACATCCTCGTTCTCTATAACAACAGCTTCTTCACGGACATCCAAAATCTAAAAAACCAAAAGGAGGAAATTGAGCTGAAAAATCTGAAGGCTCACACTGAGTACACCTTCTGCGTGGCCTCAATACGGAACTCACTGAGATTCAATCACACGTGTCTGACCATCTCCACAGGACTCAAAAATGAGAGGGATAAGGTGGATAAGAATTCCACCGCCACACATTACATCATGACAATTCTTGGTTGTCTCTTCAGCATGATTATCGTCTTAGGGGTGGTCTATTACTGCTTGAGGAAAAAACGGCAACAAGATGAGAaccacaaaaagggagggagCCTCAAGAAAAATATCATTGAACTGAAGTATGGGGCAGAACTAGAGGGAGGAACTATTTCTCGTATGTCTCAAAAGCAGATGATGGCTGGAGAGACCATGTCCAGAATGCCATACTTACCCCCCAGCGGGGATATTGAGCAGTACAAACTTCAGGATATAAGTGACACTCCTAAAATGGCTAAGGGGAGTTACATTGAGGTGCGTACTGGAGAGCCTCCTGATCGCAGAGAATGTGACCCTTCCATGTCTGGAAACAACCAAGGTTCTGTAGCAGAGATCTCGACCATCGCTAAAGAGGTGGACAAAGTCAATCAGATCATCAACAACTGCATAGATGCTCTGAAGTCTGAAAGTACGTCATTCCAAGGTATAAAGTCCGGGGCGGTGTCCACCGCAGAGCCGCAGTTAGTGCTGATATCGGAACAGCCGCAGAGCGCTTCTGCCTTCCTCTCTCCTGTCTACAAAGGCAGTTACCATCACTCGCTGCAGAGGCGTCAGAGTCCCGAGGCTTCTCCCAAGCGGCCGGGCACTTCCGTCGGGATGCGGAGCCCAAGGTCCTTCCGTTCGGAAGGAGCCTACAAGTCCGAAGCCAAGTACATAGAGAAGACCTCACCGACCGGAGACACAATCCTGACCATCACGCCTGCGGCGGCCATCTTGAGGGCAGAGGCGGAGAAGATCCGGCAGTATAGCGAGCACCGGCACTCCTACCCCGACCAATCCGACCAGCCAGAGGGACTCGGGAACCGCAAGCCGTCCATACTGGAGCCACTCACCCGGCCCCGGCCCAGAGATCTCACCTATTCCCAGCTCTCTCCCCAGTATCACAATCTTAGCTATTCCTCCAGTCCAGAATACTACTGCAAGCCTGCTCACACCATATGGGAGCGGTTCAAGCTTCATCGCAAGCGTCACAAAGAGGAGGAGTACATGGCTGCTGGACACGCGTTGCGCAAAAAGGTGCAATTTGCTAAGGATGAAGACTTGCATGATATTTTGGACTATTGGAAAGGAGTTTCAGCGCAACAGAAGTCTTGA